The following are encoded in a window of Prochlorococcus marinus CUG1417 genomic DNA:
- a CDS encoding lysophospholipid acyltransferase family protein has protein sequence MFLTQDILIKIFFSEIKIMDEGFSIPKDSSIILAPTHRSRWDGLILTKAIGRRVTSKDCRFMVTKSEMNGIQGWFLKRLGCFSIDQLSPSLSVLRYAVNLILNKNQLVVFPEGKINKYGKKLTLKEGLYRLALLAAKRTNSIFIIPIGIAYSQVSPKIRAKVSLCFGEPMFVNENPNLSIKDFNEILNKRMQKAEKIALKNVGR, from the coding sequence ATGTTCTTAACACAAGACATACTAATAAAGATTTTTTTTAGTGAAATAAAAATAATGGATGAAGGTTTCTCTATTCCAAAAGATTCTTCAATTATTCTAGCCCCAACTCATAGATCAAGATGGGATGGATTGATCCTCACTAAGGCAATTGGTAGAAGGGTAACTAGCAAAGATTGTAGATTTATGGTTACAAAATCTGAAATGAACGGAATACAAGGTTGGTTTCTCAAAAGACTTGGTTGTTTTTCAATTGATCAATTATCACCTTCTCTGTCAGTATTAAGATACGCTGTAAATCTAATACTCAATAAGAATCAACTCGTAGTTTTTCCTGAAGGAAAAATTAATAAATACGGTAAAAAATTAACCCTTAAAGAGGGGTTATATAGATTGGCTCTATTGGCAGCAAAAAGAACAAACTCAATATTTATCATTCCTATAGGAATCGCTTACAGCCAAGTATCTCCAAAAATAAGAGCTAAAGTCTCGTTATGCTTTGGAGAGCCTATGTTTGTAAATGAAAATCCTAATTTATCAATTAAAGATTTTAATGAGATATTGAATAAAAGAATGCAAAAAGCAGAAAAAATCGCTTTAAAAAATGTGGGTAGATAA